Proteins encoded within one genomic window of Siniperca chuatsi isolate FFG_IHB_CAS linkage group LG4, ASM2008510v1, whole genome shotgun sequence:
- the osbpl5 gene encoding oxysterol-binding protein-related protein 5 isoform X3, with translation MKEENLFHRRFSLCPNATSPPKIDPRTLTRNLSYGGDNDLYNLSPGSETDRNGLSMLSNELSPAQSPGSKSESRMFNGLEKDCPSPTEKLARKESLKVQKQNYRQEKKRAAKEMFSALKDPSVVIMSNWLKIRGSLKSWTKLWCALKPGVILIYKTPKTDHWVGTVLLSACKLIERPSKKDGFCFKLYHPLDKSIWAVKGPKGENVGSITQPLPSNYLIFRATSESDGRCWMDALELALSCSSLYKLTAKAGREADISTSSESSHILHLLQSTALSDTELLQLNDTVLLGNHHMEHDGFSDKSEREAHDDWDTTANENGGRLTGESDMDQSDEMSPGLQATAYVEQSTEDMAEAGEASQVETVSEENKGLIWGLLKQLRPGMDLSKVVLPTFILEPRSFLDKLSDYYYHADLLSQAALEESAYGRIKQVLRWYLSGFYKKPKGLKKPYNPILGETFRCCWLHPQTDSCTFYIAEQVSHHPPISAFYVCNRKDGFSISGSILAKSKFYGNSLSAILDGKARLLFLSRGEEYVITMPYAHCKGILYGTMTLELGGKVTIECEKTKCFTELEFKLKPFLGGSCSVNQISGKISVGEELLATVDGHWDSEVFIHEKHSGQQETLWNPSPDIRSSRLKRQVVQIDQQGEFESERLWQHVTSAIMDRDQLRATQEKFVLEEAQRSEARERGDKPWTPRLFHQDPVTSEWTYRHMDMQPWDPERSLVQFEKDGVIQTHEKSQRRHNGLSYSHSWASQQKAEVNGKRRKASSQPSSCSQNTESSSTTPEPTHESSDNEGFSNQCARCNKEVKDMAMIEASITSIQKTQQDIQRNLVALSRQLTRQRTTDDSASLTGRHCLILCVLLLSQLLLNYIFT, from the exons TCTGAGTCCAGGATGTTTAATGGTCTTGAGAAGGACTGCCCCTCCCCCACAGAGAAGCTGGCCCGGAAGGAGTCTCTCAAG GTCCAAAAGCAGAATTACAGGCAAGAGAAGAAACGGGCAGCTAAAGAAATGTTTAGTGCACTAAAGGATCCCAGTGTTGTCATCATGTCCAACTGGCTAAAG ATCCGTGGCTCTTTAAAGAGTTGGACCAAGCTGTGGTGTGCCCTGAAGCCTGGAGTTATTTTGATCTATAAGACCCCCAAAACGGACCATTGGGTGGGCACCGTCCTGCTCAGTGCATGCAAGCTGATTGAGAGACCTTCCAAGAAGGACGGCTTCTGCTTCAAGCTCTACCACCCACTGGACAAATCCATCTGGGCTGTCAAG GGTCCCAAAGGAGAGAATGTTGGCTCCATCACGCAGCCTCTACCCAGCAACTACCTGATCTTCAGAGCAACATCCGAGTCTGATG GCCGGTGCTGGATGGATGCCTTGGAGCTGGCTCTCAGCTGCTCCAGTCTCTACAAGCTGACAGCCAAAGCTGGGAGAGAAGCAGATATCAGCACATCTTCAGAGTCCTCCCATATACTCCACCTGCTGCAGTCTACCGCACTCAGTGATACAGAGCTGTTACA ATTAAATGACACTGTGCTGCTGGGCAATCACCACATGGAGCACGATGGCTTTTCAGACAAATCTGAGCGCGAAGCTCATGATGACTGGGACACTACCGCCAATGAGAACGGTGGAAGGCTGACAGGGGAGAGCGACATGGACCAATCAGACGAGATGTCCCCCGGGCTGCAGGCCACAGCCTATGTAGAGCAGAGCACAGAGGATATGGCTGAG GCTGGGGAGGCTTCCCAGGTGGAGACTGTATCAGAGGAGAACAAGGGTCTGATTTGGGGCCTGCTGAAACAGCTGCGGCCAGGCATGGACCTGTCCAAGGTGGTGCTGCCCACCTTCATACTGGAGCCACGTTCTTTCCTGGACAAACTGTCTGACTACTACTACCACGCTGATTTGCTCTCACA AGCTGCACTGGAGGAGAGTGCATATGGTCGGATCAAGCAGGTGCTGAGATGGTACTTGTCTGGCTTCTACAAGAAGCCCAAG GGTCTGAAGAAGCCTTACAACCCAATCCTGGGGGAAACGTTTCGCTGCTGCTGGCTTCATCCTCAAACCGACAGCTGCACTTTCTACATAGCTGAACAG GTGTCCCACCATCCTCCCATCTCTGCCTTTTATGTCTGCAATAGGAAGGATGGTTTCTCTATCAGTGGGAGCATCCTGGCCAAGTCCAAGTTCTACG GTAACTCTCTGTCAGCTATTCTGGATGGCAAAGCCAGGCTGCTATTTCTGAGCAGGGGTGAGGAGTATGTCATCACCATGCCATACGCTCACTGCAAAG GTATCCTGTATGGCACTATGACACTAGAGCTGGGTGGGAAGGTTACCATTGAgtgtgagaaaacaaaatgtttcacagAACTGGAGTTCAAACTCAAG CCTTTCCTCGGAGGCTCCTGCTCTGTGAATCAGATCAGCGGGAAGATCTCTGTGGGAGAGGAGCTACTGGCTACCGTTGATGGACACTGG GACAGTGAGGTGTTCATTCATGAGAAGCACTCGGGCCAGCAGGAGACATTGTGGAACCCGAGCCCAGACATTCGCagcagccgcctaaagagacaAGTGGTCCAAATAGACCAGCAGGGAGAGTTTGAGTCTGAAAG ACTGTGGCAGCATGTGACCAGTGCCATCATGGATCGGGACCAGCTGCGGGCCACCCAAGAGAAGTTTGTGCTGGAGGAAGCTCAGCGGAGCGAGGccagggagagaggagacaaaccCTGGACCCCACGACTTTTCCATCAGGACCCCGTCACCTCTGAGTGGACCTACAGGCACATGGA CATGCAACCGTGGGACCCTGAGCGCTCTCTGGTTCAGTTTGAGAAGGATGGAGTGATTCAGACGCACGAGAAAAGCCAGAGGCGACACAACGGACTCTCCTACAGCCACAGCTGGGCCAGCCAGCAGAAG GCTGAGGTGAACGGGAAACGCAGAAAGGCCAGCAGCCAGCCGTCCAGCTGCAGCCAGAACACTGAGAGCAGCAGCACCACACCAGAACCCACACACGAGTCCTCGGACAATGAAG GGTTCTCAAACCAATGTGCACGATGCAATAAAGAGGTGAAGGACATGGCCATGATAGAGGCCTCCATCACATCTATACAGAAGACACAGCAGGACATCCAGAG GAACCTGGTGGCTCTGAGTCGTCAGCTGACTCGTCAGAGGACGACAGACGACAGCGCGTCCTTAACAGGCCGCCACTGTCTCATCCTCTGTGTTCTGCTTCTCTCACAGCTCCTCCTCAACTACATCTTCACCTGA
- the osbpl5 gene encoding oxysterol-binding protein-related protein 5 isoform X4 has product MPPPHPKLTPAPSPGTCLMEETTTSTTSAQSESRMFNGLEKDCPSPTEKLARKESLKVQKQNYRQEKKRAAKEMFSALKDPSVVIMSNWLKIRGSLKSWTKLWCALKPGVILIYKTPKTDHWVGTVLLSACKLIERPSKKDGFCFKLYHPLDKSIWAVKGPKGENVGSITQPLPSNYLIFRATSESDGRCWMDALELALSCSSLYKLTAKAGREADISTSSESSHILHLLQSTALSDTELLQLNDTVLLGNHHMEHDGFSDKSEREAHDDWDTTANENGGRLTGESDMDQSDEMSPGLQATAYVEQSTEDMAEAGEASQVETVSEENKGLIWGLLKQLRPGMDLSKVVLPTFILEPRSFLDKLSDYYYHADLLSQAALEESAYGRIKQVLRWYLSGFYKKPKGLKKPYNPILGETFRCCWLHPQTDSCTFYIAEQVSHHPPISAFYVCNRKDGFSISGSILAKSKFYGNSLSAILDGKARLLFLSRGEEYVITMPYAHCKGILYGTMTLELGGKVTIECEKTKCFTELEFKLKPFLGGSCSVNQISGKISVGEELLATVDGHWDSEVFIHEKHSGQQETLWNPSPDIRSSRLKRQVVQIDQQGEFESERLWQHVTSAIMDRDQLRATQEKFVLEEAQRSEARERGDKPWTPRLFHQDPVTSEWTYRHMDMQPWDPERSLVQFEKDGVIQTHEKSQRRHNGLSYSHSWASQQKAEVNGKRRKASSQPSSCSQNTESSSTTPEPTHESSDNEGFSNQCARCNKEVKDMAMIEASITSIQKTQQDIQRNLVALSRQLTRQRTTDDSASLTGRHCLILCVLLLSQLLLNYIFT; this is encoded by the exons TCTGAGTCCAGGATGTTTAATGGTCTTGAGAAGGACTGCCCCTCCCCCACAGAGAAGCTGGCCCGGAAGGAGTCTCTCAAG GTCCAAAAGCAGAATTACAGGCAAGAGAAGAAACGGGCAGCTAAAGAAATGTTTAGTGCACTAAAGGATCCCAGTGTTGTCATCATGTCCAACTGGCTAAAG ATCCGTGGCTCTTTAAAGAGTTGGACCAAGCTGTGGTGTGCCCTGAAGCCTGGAGTTATTTTGATCTATAAGACCCCCAAAACGGACCATTGGGTGGGCACCGTCCTGCTCAGTGCATGCAAGCTGATTGAGAGACCTTCCAAGAAGGACGGCTTCTGCTTCAAGCTCTACCACCCACTGGACAAATCCATCTGGGCTGTCAAG GGTCCCAAAGGAGAGAATGTTGGCTCCATCACGCAGCCTCTACCCAGCAACTACCTGATCTTCAGAGCAACATCCGAGTCTGATG GCCGGTGCTGGATGGATGCCTTGGAGCTGGCTCTCAGCTGCTCCAGTCTCTACAAGCTGACAGCCAAAGCTGGGAGAGAAGCAGATATCAGCACATCTTCAGAGTCCTCCCATATACTCCACCTGCTGCAGTCTACCGCACTCAGTGATACAGAGCTGTTACA ATTAAATGACACTGTGCTGCTGGGCAATCACCACATGGAGCACGATGGCTTTTCAGACAAATCTGAGCGCGAAGCTCATGATGACTGGGACACTACCGCCAATGAGAACGGTGGAAGGCTGACAGGGGAGAGCGACATGGACCAATCAGACGAGATGTCCCCCGGGCTGCAGGCCACAGCCTATGTAGAGCAGAGCACAGAGGATATGGCTGAG GCTGGGGAGGCTTCCCAGGTGGAGACTGTATCAGAGGAGAACAAGGGTCTGATTTGGGGCCTGCTGAAACAGCTGCGGCCAGGCATGGACCTGTCCAAGGTGGTGCTGCCCACCTTCATACTGGAGCCACGTTCTTTCCTGGACAAACTGTCTGACTACTACTACCACGCTGATTTGCTCTCACA AGCTGCACTGGAGGAGAGTGCATATGGTCGGATCAAGCAGGTGCTGAGATGGTACTTGTCTGGCTTCTACAAGAAGCCCAAG GGTCTGAAGAAGCCTTACAACCCAATCCTGGGGGAAACGTTTCGCTGCTGCTGGCTTCATCCTCAAACCGACAGCTGCACTTTCTACATAGCTGAACAG GTGTCCCACCATCCTCCCATCTCTGCCTTTTATGTCTGCAATAGGAAGGATGGTTTCTCTATCAGTGGGAGCATCCTGGCCAAGTCCAAGTTCTACG GTAACTCTCTGTCAGCTATTCTGGATGGCAAAGCCAGGCTGCTATTTCTGAGCAGGGGTGAGGAGTATGTCATCACCATGCCATACGCTCACTGCAAAG GTATCCTGTATGGCACTATGACACTAGAGCTGGGTGGGAAGGTTACCATTGAgtgtgagaaaacaaaatgtttcacagAACTGGAGTTCAAACTCAAG CCTTTCCTCGGAGGCTCCTGCTCTGTGAATCAGATCAGCGGGAAGATCTCTGTGGGAGAGGAGCTACTGGCTACCGTTGATGGACACTGG GACAGTGAGGTGTTCATTCATGAGAAGCACTCGGGCCAGCAGGAGACATTGTGGAACCCGAGCCCAGACATTCGCagcagccgcctaaagagacaAGTGGTCCAAATAGACCAGCAGGGAGAGTTTGAGTCTGAAAG ACTGTGGCAGCATGTGACCAGTGCCATCATGGATCGGGACCAGCTGCGGGCCACCCAAGAGAAGTTTGTGCTGGAGGAAGCTCAGCGGAGCGAGGccagggagagaggagacaaaccCTGGACCCCACGACTTTTCCATCAGGACCCCGTCACCTCTGAGTGGACCTACAGGCACATGGA CATGCAACCGTGGGACCCTGAGCGCTCTCTGGTTCAGTTTGAGAAGGATGGAGTGATTCAGACGCACGAGAAAAGCCAGAGGCGACACAACGGACTCTCCTACAGCCACAGCTGGGCCAGCCAGCAGAAG GCTGAGGTGAACGGGAAACGCAGAAAGGCCAGCAGCCAGCCGTCCAGCTGCAGCCAGAACACTGAGAGCAGCAGCACCACACCAGAACCCACACACGAGTCCTCGGACAATGAAG GGTTCTCAAACCAATGTGCACGATGCAATAAAGAGGTGAAGGACATGGCCATGATAGAGGCCTCCATCACATCTATACAGAAGACACAGCAGGACATCCAGAG GAACCTGGTGGCTCTGAGTCGTCAGCTGACTCGTCAGAGGACGACAGACGACAGCGCGTCCTTAACAGGCCGCCACTGTCTCATCCTCTGTGTTCTGCTTCTCTCACAGCTCCTCCTCAACTACATCTTCACCTGA